The Candidatus Cloacimonadota bacterium genome segment CATCGAGAAAATTGCAGAAATTTCAGGAATTAATTATAAAACCAATTGCCACGAAAATGCACAAAAGACACAAAATAAACAAAAACAAAACTCCGTGTCCTCCGTGCATTCAGTAGTTAATTATGACGGAACTTCTCATCGAGTTATAGCCGATCACATTCGGGCTTTGAGTTTCGCTCTTGCTGACGGCGGAATGCCTTCCAATGAAGGTCGAGGATATGTTTTGCGAAGAATATTGAGACGAGCCGCTAGACATGGAAGGATCCTTGGACTGAAAAAACCGTTTCTTTATGAACTTGTCGAATCGGTCGCGGATTTGTTAGGAAATCATTTTTCCGAACTAAAGGAAAAGCAATCTCATATTAAATTGATCATCAAAGCGGAAGAAGAAAGATTTAATCTGACTCTCGATAATGGAATTACGAAGTTCAGGGAAATAACAAAAGGGACAAAGGACACAGTTCAAGGAAAAAGTAAGATCATTACCGGAAAAGACGCATTTATGCTTTATGATACTTTCGGTTTTCCACTCGATCTGACTAAAGTTATGGCAGAAGAAAAAGGATTGGAAGTCGATGAACAAGGCTTTCACAAAGAAATGGATAAGCAGAAAAAACGCGCTCGAGATGCAGCAAAATTCGATCTGAATATCGAAGAAATAGACTGGATAGAATTCCAATCCACAAAAAAAACAGATTTTGTCGGCTATCAGTTTAATAGCGCTTCCTGTAAAATTCTAAAATATTTTATCGATGATGAGAATAATGTTAAAATTGTTCTCGATAAAACTCCATTTTATGCTGAATCCGGAGGTCAAGTTGCAGATATTGGAAGAATTTTTAATAATGAATGTGAAATAAAGATCACAAATGTGCAAAAGGAAAATGATGTTTGGATCCATCTTGGAAAACTTGTTTCAGGAGAGATCAATGAGCAGGAATTTACAGCAATTATCGAGAGTGACTATCGGAAAAATATCGCTCGTAATCATACTGCAACTCATCTTCTCCATAAAGCATTAAGAGAAGTTGTGGGTGATCATGTCCAACAAAAAGGTTCTCTTGTGAATTCAGAACATCTGCGTTTTGATTTTACTCATTTCCAACAGGTTACCAAACGGGAACTGGATTTTGTGGAAAAAATCGTTAATCAGAAAATCCGCGAATGCATTCCTCTCCAAACTGAATATAAAAATATCGATGATGCGAAAAAAGAGGGAGCAACTGCTCTTTTTGGAGAAAAATATGATGCAGAAGTTCGCGTCGTTTCCATCGGAGATTTTTCCAAAGAACTTTGCGGTGGAACTCATCTGAATTTTACTGGAGAAATTGGCTTTTTCAAGATAACTTCCGAATCCTCGATCGCTGCCGGAATCCGCAGAATCGAAGCTATAACCGGAGAACGAGCAGAAAATTATGTGAAAGTAATGGAAGAGGAATTTGATGAGATCGGCAGGTTCTTGAATACTCCGCAATTCAAAGTAATGGAAAAAATGAAGAAAATTTTATCCGAAAATAAAGAACTGCATTTGAAGATCAGGAATTTCAGAATTAAATCTTCCGGAAGTAAAATGGACGAATTGATCAAACACGCTCTACTCATAAATAA includes the following:
- the alaS gene encoding alanine--tRNA ligase; the protein is MLSSKEIRKQFIDFFIDKNHKAVKSAPVIPIDDPTLLFTNAGMNQFKNIFMGQTKPEFLRIVNTQKCIRAGGKHNDLEEVGKDGYHHTFFEMLGNWSFGDYYKKEAITWAWELLTDIWKLPKDKLFATVHKTDEEAYNFWKTETDIDPSHIEFHGDKDNFWEMAATGPCGPCSEIHIDRGIEFCNLQDDPNHKCKVNGDCHRYIELWNLVFIQFNRDESGKLHPLPNKFVDTGAGFERIVQVLQNTDSNYHTDLFMPIIEKIAEISGINYKTNCHENAQKTQNKQKQNSVSSVHSVVNYDGTSHRVIADHIRALSFALADGGMPSNEGRGYVLRRILRRAARHGRILGLKKPFLYELVESVADLLGNHFSELKEKQSHIKLIIKAEEERFNLTLDNGITKFREITKGTKDTVQGKSKIITGKDAFMLYDTFGFPLDLTKVMAEEKGLEVDEQGFHKEMDKQKKRARDAAKFDLNIEEIDWIEFQSTKKTDFVGYQFNSASCKILKYFIDDENNVKIVLDKTPFYAESGGQVADIGRIFNNECEIKITNVQKENDVWIHLGKLVSGEINEQEFTAIIESDYRKNIARNHTATHLLHKALREVVGDHVQQKGSLVNSEHLRFDFTHFQQVTKRELDFVEKIVNQKIRECIPLQTEYKNIDDAKKEGATALFGEKYDAEVRVVSIGDFSKELCGGTHLNFTGEIGFFKITSESSIAAGIRRIEAITGERAENYVKVMEEEFDEIGRFLNTPQFKVMEKMKKILSENKELHLKIRNFRIKSSGSKMDELIKHALLIN